The Endozoicomonas sp. 4G DNA segment CCAGACTGCCCTGGGTACTGTTAAAGTTATTCTCCATATTATCAAGTACCATTTCATTCAATAGAGTATTTCCCTGGATCACATAATAGCTTCCCCTACGATGTCCTTTCATATCGCCGGAATTGTCTCCCGTAAAAACAGAAGAGCGTGGATGATTGGCGGCATCAAAATCAACAATACCGTACTGCCGGGTAGATGGGTCATTGCTCACGTCATTGGCCAATAGCCAACGAATGATTTGGTCAGGACTCATACCCTCGTCCATCTTTTTGCTGGCATTTTCCTGATTGGTTGAATGATAAAAAGCCTGGGTCATAATGACACCTCTACCCGGATGCAGCCATAACATGGAATCGGCCTCCAGACCTGGGTTCTCGCTTAGATTAGTACAGGATGCCCCGG contains these protein-coding regions:
- a CDS encoding DUF1028 domain-containing protein yields the protein MVFKIMNFRFIFGVLSLLSVSLAAQGTFSIAAVDPVTREVGAAGASCTNLSENPGLEADSMLWLHPGRGVIMTQAFYHSTNQENASKKMDEGMSPDQIIRWLLANDVSNDPSTRQYGIVDFDAANHPRSSVFTGDNSGDMKGHRRGSYYVIQGNTLLNEMVLDNMENNFNSTQGSLADKLMAAMQGAHFAGADRRCSSKGVSSLFSFLVVARPDDTEEYYHVDLVIESVPAGVDPINELQVQFDGWKSSVFGKQMH